The Sciurus carolinensis chromosome 18, mSciCar1.2, whole genome shotgun sequence genome contains a region encoding:
- the Thoc6 gene encoding THO complex subunit 6 homolog isoform X1 has translation MERPAPLAVPLGQTEVFQALQRLHMTIFSQSVSPCGKFLAAGNNYGQIAIFSLSAALSSEAKEESKKPVVTFQAHDGPVYSMVSTDRHLLSAGDGEVKAWLWAEILKKGCKELWRRQPPYRTSLEVPEINALLLVPKENSLILAGGDCQLHTMDLETGTFTRALRGHTDYIHCLALRERSPEVLSGGEDGAVRLWDLRTVREVQTIEVYKHEECSRPHNGRWIGCLATDSDWMVCGGGPALTLWHLRSSTPTTIFPMRAPQKHVTFYQDLILSAGQGRCVNHWQLSGELKAQVPGSSPGLLSLSLNQQPAAPECKVLTVAGSSCRVDVFTNLGYRAFSLSF, from the exons ATGGAGCGCCCTGCCCCGCTAGCGGTACCTCTGGGTCAG ACAGAAGTGTTTCAGGCCCTGCAGCGACTGCACATGACCATCTTCTCCCAGAGTGTCTCACCCTGTGGGAAATTCCTGGCGGCAGGCAACAATTATGGACAGATTGCTATCTTCAG CTTGTCCGCTGCTTTGAGTTCAGAGGCCAAAGAGGAAAGCAAGAAACCTGTGGTGACCTTCCAAG CCCATGATGGGCCCGTTTACAGCATGGTTTCCACTGATCGACACCTGCTGAGTGCTGGAGATGGGGAGGTGAAGGCCTGGCTTTGGGCAGAGATCCTCAAGAAG GGCTGTAAGGAATTGTGGCGTCGTCAGCCCCCATACAG GACCAGTCTGGAAGTACCTGAGATCAATGCCTTGCTGCTTGTCCCCAAG GAGAATTCCCTCATCCTGGCTGGGGGAGACTGTCAGTTGCACACTATGGACCTTGAAACTGGGACCTTCACG CGGGCCCTCCGGGGCCACACAGACTACATCCATTGCCTGGCACTGCGGGAACGCAGCCCTGAGGTGCTGTCAGGTGGTGAGGATGGGGCTGTGAGACTCTGGG ACCTCCGCACGGTCAGAGAGGTGCAGACGATCGAGGTCTACAAGCACGAG gaGTGCTCAAGGCCGCACAATGGGCGCTGGATCGGATGCTTGGCCACTGACTCAGACTGGATG GTCTGTGGCGGGGGCCCAGCCCTCACCCTCTGGCACCTCCGGTCCTCCACACCCACCACCATCTTTCCCATGCGGGCACCACAGAAGCATGTTACCTTCTACCAGGACCTG ATTCTGTCAGCTGGCCAGGGCCGCTGCGTCAACCACTGGCAGCTGAGCGGAGAGCTTAAGGCCCAGGTGCCTGGATCCTCCCCGGGATTGCTCAGCCTTAGCCTCAACCAGCAGCCAGCAGCCCCTGAGTGCAAG GTCCTGACAGTTGCTGGCAGTAGTTGCCGGGTGGATGTTTTCACCAACCTGGGCTACCGAGCGTTCTCCCTGTCCTTCTGA
- the Thoc6 gene encoding THO complex subunit 6 homolog isoform X2: MTIFSQSVSPCGKFLAAGNNYGQIAIFSLSAALSSEAKEESKKPVVTFQAHDGPVYSMVSTDRHLLSAGDGEVKAWLWAEILKKGCKELWRRQPPYRTSLEVPEINALLLVPKENSLILAGGDCQLHTMDLETGTFTRALRGHTDYIHCLALRERSPEVLSGGEDGAVRLWDLRTVREVQTIEVYKHEECSRPHNGRWIGCLATDSDWMVCGGGPALTLWHLRSSTPTTIFPMRAPQKHVTFYQDLILSAGQGRCVNHWQLSGELKAQVPGSSPGLLSLSLNQQPAAPECKVLTVAGSSCRVDVFTNLGYRAFSLSF; the protein is encoded by the exons ATGACCATCTTCTCCCAGAGTGTCTCACCCTGTGGGAAATTCCTGGCGGCAGGCAACAATTATGGACAGATTGCTATCTTCAG CTTGTCCGCTGCTTTGAGTTCAGAGGCCAAAGAGGAAAGCAAGAAACCTGTGGTGACCTTCCAAG CCCATGATGGGCCCGTTTACAGCATGGTTTCCACTGATCGACACCTGCTGAGTGCTGGAGATGGGGAGGTGAAGGCCTGGCTTTGGGCAGAGATCCTCAAGAAG GGCTGTAAGGAATTGTGGCGTCGTCAGCCCCCATACAG GACCAGTCTGGAAGTACCTGAGATCAATGCCTTGCTGCTTGTCCCCAAG GAGAATTCCCTCATCCTGGCTGGGGGAGACTGTCAGTTGCACACTATGGACCTTGAAACTGGGACCTTCACG CGGGCCCTCCGGGGCCACACAGACTACATCCATTGCCTGGCACTGCGGGAACGCAGCCCTGAGGTGCTGTCAGGTGGTGAGGATGGGGCTGTGAGACTCTGGG ACCTCCGCACGGTCAGAGAGGTGCAGACGATCGAGGTCTACAAGCACGAG gaGTGCTCAAGGCCGCACAATGGGCGCTGGATCGGATGCTTGGCCACTGACTCAGACTGGATG GTCTGTGGCGGGGGCCCAGCCCTCACCCTCTGGCACCTCCGGTCCTCCACACCCACCACCATCTTTCCCATGCGGGCACCACAGAAGCATGTTACCTTCTACCAGGACCTG ATTCTGTCAGCTGGCCAGGGCCGCTGCGTCAACCACTGGCAGCTGAGCGGAGAGCTTAAGGCCCAGGTGCCTGGATCCTCCCCGGGATTGCTCAGCCTTAGCCTCAACCAGCAGCCAGCAGCCCCTGAGTGCAAG GTCCTGACAGTTGCTGGCAGTAGTTGCCGGGTGGATGTTTTCACCAACCTGGGCTACCGAGCGTTCTCCCTGTCCTTCTGA
- the Hcfc1r1 gene encoding host cell factor C1 regulator 1 — MILQQPLERVPPGGALQDPRTASGVTRGLDTREPLRKQFLSEENMATYFSRLSLHNDHPYCSPPMAFPPALSSLRSPCSELLLWRYPGNLIPEALRLLRLGDTPGPHYPTTPAGDIMEL, encoded by the exons ATGATCCTGCAGCAACCCCTGGAGCGGGTCCCCCCAGGTGGGGCCCTGCAAGACCCGCGGACCGCCTCAGGGGTGACTCGAGGCCTGGACACCAG GGAGCCCTTGCGAAAGCAGTTCCTGTCTGAGGAAAACATGGCCACCTACTTCTCTCGACTCAGCCTACATAATGACCACCCTTACTGCAGCCCCCCCATGGCTTTCCCACCAGCCCTGTCCTCACTGAG gAGTCCTTGTTCAGAACTACTTCTCTGGCGCTATCCTGGGAatttaatcccagaggctcttcGGCTGCTGAGGCTGGGAGACACCCCTGGTCCCCACTACCCTACAACCCCAGCTGGGGACATAATGGAGCTCTGA
- the Tnfrsf12a gene encoding tumor necrosis factor receptor superfamily member 12A, whose product MALGSLRPLLRLLVLGLGLVPLRTAAGEQAPGTAPCSSGSSWSADLDKCMDCASCPARPHSDFCLGCAAAPPAPFRLLWPILGGALSLALVLALLSAFLVWRRCRRREKFTTPIEETGGEGCPGVALIQ is encoded by the exons ATGGCTCTCGGCTCGCTGCGCCCGCTGTTGCGGCTCCTCGTGCTGGGTCTCGGGTTGGTGCCGCTGCGCACCGCGGCCGGGGAGCAGGCACCAG GCACCGCCCCCTGCTCTAGCGGCAGCTCCTGGAGCGCGGACCTGGACAAGTGCATGGACTGTGCTTCGTGTCCCGCGCGACCGCACAGCGACTTCTGCCTGGGCT GCGCTGCGGCACCTCCTGCTCCCTTCCGGCTGCTTTGGCCCATCCTAGGGGGTGCCCTGAGCCTGGCTCTGGTGCTGGCGCTGCTTTCTGCCTTCCTGGTTTGGAGACGGTGCCGCAGGAGAGAGAAGTTTACCA CCCCCATAGAGGAGACTGGTGGAGAGGGCTGTCCAGGTGTGGCGCTGATCCAGTGA
- the Cldn6 gene encoding claudin-6 isoform X1 produces the protein MRTRHCPLGAQTWNLWDREHQHSPFNPAMASAGLQILGIVLTLLGWVKALVSCALPLWKVTAFIGNSIVVAQVVWEGLWMSCVVQSTGQMQCKVYDSLLALPQDLQAARALCVVTLLLALLGLLVYLAGAKCTTCVEDQDSKARLVLTSGIIFVISGVLTLIPVCWTAHTIIQDFYNPLVAEAQKRELGASLYLGWAASGLLMLGGGLLCCTCPSGEARNSSHYMARYSASVPHSPSRGPSEYPTKNYV, from the exons ATGCGGACCCGGCACTGCCCACTCGGCGCCCAAACCTGGAACTTGTGGGATAGGGAGCATCAG CATAGCCCTTTCAACCCTGCCATGGCCTCTGCTGGTCTGCAGATTCTGGGAATTGTCCTTACGTTGCTGGGCTGGGTAAAGGCTCTGGTTTCCTGCGCCCTGCCCCTGTGGAAGGTGACCGCTTTCATCGGCAACAGCATCGTGGTGGCCCAGGTGGTGTGGGAGGGGCTGTGGATGTCCTGCGTGGTGCAGAGCACCGGCCAGATGCAGTGCAAGGTGTACGACTCGCTGCTGGCGCTGCCCCAGGACCTGCAGGCTGCGCGCGCCCTCTGTGTCGTCACCCTCCTCTTGGCCCTGCTTGGCCTGCTGGTCTACCTTGCTGGGGCCAAGTGCACCACCTGTGTGGAGGACCAGGATTCCAAGGCCCGCCTGGTGCTCACTTCTGGGATCATCTTTGTCATCTCAGGGGTTCTAACCCTGATCCCAGTCTGCTGGACGGCCCACACCATCATCCAGGACTTCTACAACCCCCTGGTGGCTGAGGCCCAAAAGAGAGAGCTGGGGGCCTCCCTCTACCTGGGCTGGGCGGCCTCCGGCCTTCTGATGCTGGGTGGGGGGCTGCTGTGCTGCACCTGCCCCTCCGGAGAGGCCCGGAACTCCAGCCATTACATGGCCCGCTATTCAGCATCTGTCCCACATTCCCCCTCCCGGGGACCCTCCGAGTACCCCACCAAGAATTATGTTTGA
- the Cldn6 gene encoding claudin-6 isoform X2: MVAQEHSPFNPAMASAGLQILGIVLTLLGWVKALVSCALPLWKVTAFIGNSIVVAQVVWEGLWMSCVVQSTGQMQCKVYDSLLALPQDLQAARALCVVTLLLALLGLLVYLAGAKCTTCVEDQDSKARLVLTSGIIFVISGVLTLIPVCWTAHTIIQDFYNPLVAEAQKRELGASLYLGWAASGLLMLGGGLLCCTCPSGEARNSSHYMARYSASVPHSPSRGPSEYPTKNYV; this comes from the exons ATGGTGGCCCAGGAG CATAGCCCTTTCAACCCTGCCATGGCCTCTGCTGGTCTGCAGATTCTGGGAATTGTCCTTACGTTGCTGGGCTGGGTAAAGGCTCTGGTTTCCTGCGCCCTGCCCCTGTGGAAGGTGACCGCTTTCATCGGCAACAGCATCGTGGTGGCCCAGGTGGTGTGGGAGGGGCTGTGGATGTCCTGCGTGGTGCAGAGCACCGGCCAGATGCAGTGCAAGGTGTACGACTCGCTGCTGGCGCTGCCCCAGGACCTGCAGGCTGCGCGCGCCCTCTGTGTCGTCACCCTCCTCTTGGCCCTGCTTGGCCTGCTGGTCTACCTTGCTGGGGCCAAGTGCACCACCTGTGTGGAGGACCAGGATTCCAAGGCCCGCCTGGTGCTCACTTCTGGGATCATCTTTGTCATCTCAGGGGTTCTAACCCTGATCCCAGTCTGCTGGACGGCCCACACCATCATCCAGGACTTCTACAACCCCCTGGTGGCTGAGGCCCAAAAGAGAGAGCTGGGGGCCTCCCTCTACCTGGGCTGGGCGGCCTCCGGCCTTCTGATGCTGGGTGGGGGGCTGCTGTGCTGCACCTGCCCCTCCGGAGAGGCCCGGAACTCCAGCCATTACATGGCCCGCTATTCAGCATCTGTCCCACATTCCCCCTCCCGGGGACCCTCCGAGTACCCCACCAAGAATTATGTTTGA
- the Cldn6 gene encoding claudin-6 isoform X3 gives MASAGLQILGIVLTLLGWVKALVSCALPLWKVTAFIGNSIVVAQVVWEGLWMSCVVQSTGQMQCKVYDSLLALPQDLQAARALCVVTLLLALLGLLVYLAGAKCTTCVEDQDSKARLVLTSGIIFVISGVLTLIPVCWTAHTIIQDFYNPLVAEAQKRELGASLYLGWAASGLLMLGGGLLCCTCPSGEARNSSHYMARYSASVPHSPSRGPSEYPTKNYV, from the coding sequence ATGGCCTCTGCTGGTCTGCAGATTCTGGGAATTGTCCTTACGTTGCTGGGCTGGGTAAAGGCTCTGGTTTCCTGCGCCCTGCCCCTGTGGAAGGTGACCGCTTTCATCGGCAACAGCATCGTGGTGGCCCAGGTGGTGTGGGAGGGGCTGTGGATGTCCTGCGTGGTGCAGAGCACCGGCCAGATGCAGTGCAAGGTGTACGACTCGCTGCTGGCGCTGCCCCAGGACCTGCAGGCTGCGCGCGCCCTCTGTGTCGTCACCCTCCTCTTGGCCCTGCTTGGCCTGCTGGTCTACCTTGCTGGGGCCAAGTGCACCACCTGTGTGGAGGACCAGGATTCCAAGGCCCGCCTGGTGCTCACTTCTGGGATCATCTTTGTCATCTCAGGGGTTCTAACCCTGATCCCAGTCTGCTGGACGGCCCACACCATCATCCAGGACTTCTACAACCCCCTGGTGGCTGAGGCCCAAAAGAGAGAGCTGGGGGCCTCCCTCTACCTGGGCTGGGCGGCCTCCGGCCTTCTGATGCTGGGTGGGGGGCTGCTGTGCTGCACCTGCCCCTCCGGAGAGGCCCGGAACTCCAGCCATTACATGGCCCGCTATTCAGCATCTGTCCCACATTCCCCCTCCCGGGGACCCTCCGAGTACCCCACCAAGAATTATGTTTGA